In Papaver somniferum cultivar HN1 chromosome 9, ASM357369v1, whole genome shotgun sequence, the genomic stretch GTAACACACAAAAAGATACCACAAGTATTTTGAATCTGAATAAGAACCATGGTACCAGGTTCAGGAATAAGTTGTCAATGGGTTTGGTCATGAGAAACCAATGGCTAATCTCCATCCATGAGTTGCCAAAGACTTACCTATAATTTACCAATTCACTTGATAGGGTGGCAAGAACCATTAGAGTTCTCACATCAAATGGGATTGAGCAACTGGCCATCGATATCTATCATTTAGTGTTGCCTCCAAGTTACTTATTAGGCTATTATTACCATACGTGTAGCATATTACATACACATTTGAGCTTAAAAGTCATTTGACAAGAAAACAATCCATGTGCTGCTGATTTTATTACTCTTAAAGTTTCATCAAATGTGCATCTGCTTACCAAAGAATTGGTGGCGTCTAGATCAAATGCTGGTGTTCTAGGAGAACTTAGATTGCCTTCGTAACATCCCCTGACAGAGTATTTGTCTACCTTGACCTGCAATTCAGGAAGTCGTGAGTAATCCAAACTATGAACTGATCTTAAAACTTTTGCAATCTGTAACAGTTAAACTATGCATGTCTGTAAATATTTTGTTGTGAACCTCCTCTTACTGGTTAACGCATGGTTATCTTAAATTAGCTTGACTATTTAAAATGACATACCGTATGCCATTTGAAAACTGGGCACTAAAGGAGTTTCTCCGACATAACTGATCAGCAGTCACTACGTAGGGTGGTTCTCTACAGATGTGACAAAATAGAGATTGAAGGTGCATATCTATGTTATAAGGATTATATCTATTAGAAGATTCTTTAAGCAGTGAAATGTACTCAGTTTTTCAAATAACTGAATAAGAAATTTCAGTATAAACTATGTATTCTCATCTAATAGATAAACCCGCTCTCATGCCAGTAATCAAGCAACATCAATCACAGAATGTCAGTAATCAAGGAACACCAATTGCAGAAGGATATAGAAGTTCAAGATATGTACCTCAGCCAGACCATTTGCAAGATATTGCAATTGGCCTGTAAGAGATGTAACCTGTCGCTGTAAAGTGGGAATAACTTGTTTTGCCTGTTTCAACTCCGATCCTTGCTTGTCTAAAATATCTTGAAGTTGCGAATTCACAACATCAGGGAACAAAATAGCAGTTTTTAATGCTTTTATCTCTTCCCTTTGATTCAAGCACAAATCCTTCAACTTCTCCACCTATAAAAAAAATGACAGAATTTTTCAGGTCATTCCTTCACCCTAACCCAATCTACATTATGCATCAAACGAGTTCCAAAGCAGCACAAAACAAAAATTTCATCTGAATACCATCTAGGAAAGCAAGTTGCACCAGGACCTATTGGGACCTTGGAATGTTCGTTCTGCTATTATAATTGATAAAGCTAGATGCTCCAGACTCTTTTTGGCTACTTATTATATGTCTCTTCACAGACGTAATCGAACCATAGGACCAAATAGTAAAAAACTAGGACGTAGAAGCTAGATAAAACAACCAATGGGATCTCACAAATTAGCTATAACGGGTCATACTGTAAGCAACCAAATGAGGCAAGTTTGGTTTAATACTAAGAGCTTCTCTGGGTTGCTTCTGGGGAGCAAATCTGTTCAGGCAGAAGGATCAGCAACCTGATCAAGTGGAAGCTACTGGAGCTTCAGAAGCACTAAAATGGACTAAAATCTCTATCCACAGCCTAGGCAGACTGTATAAAGGAGAAAACTAACACTAAAAGAGAGAAGGATGAGAAGCATTAGTACACACATAAAGAGACAGAGGTAAGGTCTATTAAAAATAAGAATATGCAATATAAATAggagcatacactaaaaaaatcataTTAGAGAAACTGAATCACATGACCTTTGAGAAACTTGAGATGGTTACTAACATAAATTAGATTAAGAACATATTTGCTGTACTCATATACTCGACTTATCTAGTCTGCAGCCAAACAAAGTTGGGAGGATGAACATATAAAGTTGTTCTGCATCACGGAAGTGTAGAAAAATTTACTACTTggtaaaataaaactaaaaaagatGTTTCATGAAACAAACCAGAGAATATAATGTCCATTGCCATCCACGTGCAGGGGGATGCTTCCAGCTAAGCCCATAAGCTTCATATATGTCATACTGGGTTAAACCAGATTATCATTTATAATCAAGCATGCTCAATGATGTAGCACTATGTCATAGAGCTACCTGTTTCCATCTACAAAACTTCCATAGGAACTTAGTGGTCTAGACTAAGAAAACCAGTGAATCATAAAATTTGATATCACATTTTTAAAATCATCTCAAagagcaaaaaaaataattaggaTTGCAACcagaaatgtttttttttctcaccAAAAGACATTGTAAATATCTGTGAACTAGCTATGGAGTCCATCACAATTTCTTGTTCTGCAACATCATCTACACTTGCTGTAGCTTCCTGACCCTAGCATCCAGCTCCTGAAATTTCTTCTGCGAAGTACAAGGCCATTGAACCACACAACTCCATTCCTGCAATACCAAACATTAACCATCTGCAATTCAGCTCATTCCTCAACATCAACTTAACCCATTCATTCAACTGCAACACCATATTTGTTCTTCTTCCTTGTTTACACATCACCAAGACAGTCCATTCTGTTGATAACAACAAGATTCAAGCACAGCACATTTCAAGGCCTCTCTGCTGCTCAACCATCTCCATCTCATACATCCACTGCATCAGCACAAGTTCTATGCATCAGCAAAAATATAACCCactgtttttctgcattttatcCACATACAGACTCAAAAACAAACCATCTCATCAACACTAGCAGTTCCATCTCCATCTCAGATTCCTCAAGAAACAATCACCAACATAACCACCAGAAACTGCCATTTCAGTACATATCTCCTCCATCCATTAGCAGTAACCAAATCCATCTCCTGAACCTGCAACTTCAACTTCAGACTAGAACTGCAAAACCCATTTCATTTTCTGTTGCTCCAAACACCAGCAGTTCTATGCATTATCTCTACCATTCCTCACCTGCAAACCATTGCAATCACTCCTGAACTCCACCATCTGAAGCAACTACCACCAATCAAATTCGATCCCCCTCTTCTTTCTCTATTCTCAGCTCGCATCTACCAGAACACCACATACAAACTGTACCTTTAGAACACCATCACCATAAAACTTAAATTAAAAGAAAACCTTTAAAGAATATCACCTAATACCCATACTTATTAGCAATTCATCATCGTGAACAATCCAATTAATTTCTAACATAAAAAGATAAAGTAATTCTTGACTTACCTTCTTCATATTTTTGGTGATGTAAAATAagattcacataaataaatttctgatcagagaattttcattgAGGTTGGTATTCAACTATGCTAAATAAACTTGACTCACAAAATCAATTACAATGAAATAAGGGTTTCACCGGTAAACGCATTTGATTTAAGCAAAAATCACATATCTAGGGTTTAAAGCGAAATCTGGGCAagtgaaattaggtttgatttctaCCGGGTTTTGATTTATAGCAAATTGAGTTTGTTTAAAACGAAATTTCGGTAAGTGAAATTGGGTTTGGTTTCTGATGGGTTTTGATTTATAGCAAATTGAGTTTGATTTATGTCTACAAAAGATAGTTTTGATTTTAACAGATCTAGGTTTAGCTGAGGATAATATTGGTTCACAAGTTTTGGCTGAGGGAGAGGGACATAGGATTTTGATTTCCAAGATCTTTGTtcggaagaaaataaaaaagaggaGGAGAACAAGATAAGTTTTGGTTTTGGGTGATGGAGAAAATAGGAGAAAAATAAGAATAATTAGATATAATAACTTTCAGTAGACATTTAAGCCCCCCACAATTCTAACAAAAGCAAGCGTGTCCTGTttccatttttttatttcttttttttttggaatatccGGATATGGTGCAACGTATTCTAGATTATGAGCAACGGATTATGGTCCCCAACGTTAACATGCGTTGAAAACCCAAAAAACGAAATGGTGCAATATCCCTCATATCATACAAATGTTGAATCTACATAATCATGTGTGGTATAAAGAATGCATACAATTTGGAAGTTTGAAAGTGATGTCATGGAATTGTCAAGGGTGTGGAAAAAATTATACTAGGGATCACTTTAGAGCTTTAGTTAAGTCTGTTCAGCCTGATATTATATTCCTCAGTGAAACTAAACAATGTAGACTGAAAGTTGAGAGTTTGTTCAGATCTGtaaaatacgaaaatatgcatgTTATGGATCCTATTGGTAAATCGGAAGGGGTTGCCTTAGCTTGGTTGGATACTGTTAAAATAGACATAAATCAGGTGTCACATTTCTACATCAATGTTCGCATTTCAGATCAGATAACTAGTAAAGATTGGCTACTGAGTTGTCTTTATGGACATCCACAAAACaagaagataacttgagaattttTAACACAGATGTCTTTAGCAACCAATCTCCCTTGGATGGTTATTGGAGACTTAAATTTAACGTTGCACAAGGAGGAATCTAGAGGAGCTTGCAGAACAAATAAACTAGAAATAGAGAAATCAGTTGAGACAGTTAACCAGGCGAGATTAGTAGATGTGGGTTTCAATGGTTATCCTTTTACCTGGTCGAATCACAGAAATGATACTGTTCATCTAAGTgcaattaattgagaaaagactAGATAGATGTTTGGCTAATAAAGACTGTCTAGATTTATTTCCAGATGCTTCAGTAGTTCATTTAAGTGTTATTGCTTCTAACCATAGTCCGATTATTCTGAGTAGCAAGCAAGTGATGAATGACGGGGCTAAGCCATTTAAGTGTTTTGGACTTGGTTAGAAAATGAGTCATGTATTAATGTTATAAATAATTCTTGTCTAACTCATCATGCTGGTTCTCCTGCTTTTAAAGTTGTTAAAAAATTGTCTAGTGCTAAGAAAAACATTAGTTTATGGAATAAACCTCAGTTTGGTAATATACAGTTAAGACTTGAACAAGCGAAAAATGAACTAGAATGTGTTAGTAATAATCATGGCTTACTGAATAAATCTGAAAATTCGAAAAATTTAAGCCTTCAAGTGGAAAATTTGTATTATTTGAATGAGTCATTTTTGAAAATTAAAAGTGGTGACAAAATGTTGAGTTTAGGTGACAAGAATTCTGGATACTTCCATGGTCTTGTAAGAAACAGAACTCTTAGGAATTCTATTTGtgctttgaaaaatgaaaataacgtGTGGGTGGAAGGTAGGGCTAAAACTAATGAAGTGTTGTATAAGCACTTCTCTAATATGGCTTCTACCTCAAATCCTGTGGTGGATGAGGAGTTAACCTCCAATATTCCGTGTATGATATCTGATGAGGAAAACAGTATCCTCATGGAAATACCGGGACATGATGAAACTAGAAATGTTGTGTTTAATATGGCTCCTAACTCTTCTCCTGGCCCTGATGTTTTTCCAGCCATCTTTTTCCTAAATAATTGGGATCTTGTGCCTATGAACATTGTCAATATAGTTCAAAAAAAATTTACGTCCGGTTTTTTGCTAAAACAGTTAAACAATAGTTTTATCTCTCTAATCCCTAAAACCAAAATACCGGATGAAGCTTCTCATTTCAGACCGATTAGTTTGTGTAATACAACttataaaataattttaaaaGTGCTTGCTAATCGTATGAAACCTTTATTAGACAAACTAATTTCGCCATTTCAGTCTGCTTATGTTGCAAATAGGCAAATTTCAGACAACATTGTGGTTGCTCATGAAATTATTcatattatgaaaaataaaaaagggaAAAAAGGTTTTATGGGCTTAAAAATAGAAATGTCTAAAGCATTTGATAGAGTATAATGGAATTTTTTGTTAGCGATGTTAAAGAAAATGGGTTTTGGGGCTGAATGGTGCAATCTTATTAGACAATGTATTGAAACAACTAGTTCTGCTGTTCTTTTGAATGGCTCTCCAGGTAAAATTTTCTTTCCTACTTGAGGAATTAGGCAAGGAGACCCTCTGTCTCCGTACCTATTCATTTTGTGTATGGAAGCGTTGTCTCGCTATCTTATGCTTGCCCAAAAAAAGGGGCTTATTCATGGTATTAAAATTACCAAGAAAGCTACTCCTATCAATCATCTGCTATTTGCATATGACTGTTTCATTTTTGGCAATGCTGACTGAGCTGAGAGcaaaaatattctcaacatcTTCACTAAATTTTGCAAGGATCTGGGCAactaataaattttcaaaaatctGGGATTTTCTTTAGTAGTAAGGTTCCCAACAAGTTTCAAAGGATTATGATTAAAATTCTTaaagttcagaaaataaaaatgaatgatAAATACTTGGGGTCTCCGTTGTTTACTAATACTTCAAAAATTGTTTGCTTTGATCCAATTGTTGATAAAATAGCTAGTAGACTAAAAGGTTGGAAATGCATAAATTTATCTGCTGCTGGTAGGGGTGGTTTAGCTAAACCTGTGATTGAAACGATCCCAAATTAccaaatgaactgttttagagTTCCAAAATACACTTTAAAAAAAATTCTGCTCTTCAGAGGGATTTTTTCTGGGGGGGAAAAGGATGGCAAATCTAAAGGGTTATACCTGAAAGGTTGGCGTCCGGTGTGTAACACCAAGCTTGAAGGGGGTTTAGGTTTCGGGAATATTGAGATTATGAATGAGGCTATGATAACTAGAATTGGCTGGAGATTGGTGTCTTATCCTGAGTCTATGTGGGAAATCATTTTTAAACTAAAATATTTTCCTAATGGTGATATTCTTGACAAAACTTTAAAACCAAAGTGACTGACTCTTGGTTGTGGAAAGGTAATGCCAAAAGTTTTCAGAATCTTAGGAAGTATAGTTTTTGGGAAGTTAATAATGGAAAGGATATTGATATCCTTACCCATAAGTGGATTCTAGATGAAGACAACACTGTCCAAACTCTGGATTCTTTTGGAATTCATGGTTTTGTTAAAGTCTGTGATCTTTTTAATGAAGATTATTCTAACTGGGATGTTAATAAGCTGAAACTGCGTTTTGAGGTTGAGacgatacaaaaaatattaaacatAAAGATTAATGCTAATAAAAAAGATAGCCTCAGGTGGAGTCTGACTAATGATAAGGAATTTTCTGTTAAGTCCCTGTACAATCAACTGAGTGTGGATTATGACCAGAGACCAAGTAATTCTGATGTTCAGTCTAGCACCTGGAAGAGAATGTGGAAAATGGGTGTGATACCGAGAATCAAAGTGTTTTTGTGGAAGCGTTTACATGATATTCTTCCTGTGGGAGAAAGAGTTTCCAAAATTTTACCTGATATTGATACTAAATGTAGTCTGTGTAATGGGAATGTTGAGAGTGTTGATCACCTCTTCATGAATTGTGATTTTGCTAAAAATGTTAGGAAACACTTACCTTATAAAACTAATGGtaggaaaatgaaaaataatactATTCATAACTGGATTAGAACATGGtttaaacaaaaacataaaaaaggtcCTCATGATGATGTTAGCTGGGAAAATATTTGTGCTATTCCTATGTGGTTTGTTTGGAAAACTAGGTGTGATTCGGTGTTTAATGCTTGTAAACCAAATCCCAAGTACACAGCTCTATAGATTATGACACATATTTTGACAACAAAGAAAGTAAAGGTTACTAATAAGACTGTTTTTTAAGAAGGAAAACAATGGCAGGATTACTGTTCTGTGTTTCACAATGAAAAAGATACTAATGATTACATAATTATGCTTGCTACAGATCATACAGGCAAGTTCAGAGGAGCAAGGTGCATCAGTGCACCCAAAGATGTAGATGGCAAAGATATGAAGAGGTCCATGATGATTGTGATGTAGTGGTTAGCTGAGATTAAGTGCAAAAAAGTCGCAGTGTCATGGCAGATGAAGGAGTCCTCTGGTGACTCTACATAGTTGGAAGGAAAAATCAATATTATTAAGTATATGATAGATAAGAATTTCATTAGAAGTTTTAACACCTTTAGATCTTTTGAAGTAAACATAAGTAATACTATTGAAGTAAATGCTGTTATGATGGGAATGTTTAGACTTAGAGTTCTTTTTGAGAATGATTGGTTGTGGTCGGAtaaagaggagagaaacatgAAGAACTGGATTGAATCTAGAGATAGAACGGATCTATCTAGAGATAGAACAAGTTCTACATCATGTTTCTCACATGTAGATGACGGAAGTCTTAATAACTACAACAGAAATGACACAAATAGGGATAATGGTTTCAGCAAGGGGAGTTTAGGAGGACATGATTATGGTTTGTACGACAATGCTAACACTTTTAGTAGAAGCAGAGTGAACATACATAATCTAAGGGATGGAGTAAAAAGAAGGTTAGCGCGACCATAAGTGTTGCGAAGGATGGCGCGAAAATGGGACAATTCAAGAATTCTGTTTATGAAAAGGGAATGGGAGCAATGAAATGAGTAACAAGAATTCTATGGATACCAACAATGTAAACACTAGGTATAATCCTCAAGATTATAGCCAATTTGGACATGTAACTTTGTTGTCAAACTCTGTTTTAAATAATAATTAAGTTCTTTCtttgcaaaaaaagaaaaacaaaataggtATCTAACACCACTGGATTCAGTTAAACCCGAGGAAGGTTGTCACCTATATAGACATTGATTGTATGGTGTATTTGTTAGAGGAATACTTAGTTATGCATCTAGGAATTTGGTGGGGAAATATTTATGAGATAAGTTTTGGCTTCAGAGGCTGTGGTACAACTGCAGACTCCAGCACTTGGAATTCAAGTGTCAGGATTTGAGAGTTTCATTCGGGTCATGTAAGTTTCCAGGGCTTTAAAGGCTCGAACTTCCATGGAATACCGGAAGCATTATAGATAAGGGTAACCTACAAATGGCATAAGCCATAAATGGATCAAAATGATATGAAAGGAAACTGTTGTAGTTCCGTGATTACATTAGTGGGCTCGAATTGGGCTGTCAATTATGATACCCCTTtgcaaagaacgattttttggggaccatggttattTTTGGggtaccatggttttattttgagtaaagacattagaagtaaatctagatcaccccttatctacatatttatattaatacctaaattaccctcttgattaattttgggtgatgattagctagtgttaataatagttagtatacagtgagatgattaagttaaagataattagtgagattaaaaaatcagatgagtttttttttttaaagaagtagaattattgagagagtaaagttagagaagatgaagaaggaaaacatgaaaaacgatgaattctaccaaccacaaccggaggaagggtatttgggtacccaggtatgcttcaaacttagataatgttggttgaattgctccaaactttcaaaaaaaatgaaattttttatgtaaatttgggccagttcggttaaccatatgtcaacaacatgtaaccgaacacatctgaaagtgtagttcggttaccatatgtcaagaacatgtaaccgaacacacatgagagtgtagttcggttacgttttccaaacacgcaggttaccgaactcgctcgttaatggaggttttggtcgtacagtgcaatgttcggttacctaggataaaatggtaggtaaccgaactttgaacttgacaatttatttgagtacatcttgtgtgttcggttagttcgcaaacttcaacgcaaccaagttcccaaccgaacatcaggttaaaagtaacctagtgttagaagttcggttggttcgcaatcttcaacatattttgcgaatcaaccgaactgggcttataggtagagttctgttacaaagaaaactcaataattttgcgaacgaaccgaacttatggacttgtatttttctaatacaaggagttcggttaaaagtatttttttgcgaatcaaccgaagcttgagttcggttaagaaaaaaataatttgtgataaccgaactttttaccgaaaaaactccattaaacctctctgaaacttccattttcaactcattttgatgattagttctcatttattcaaccaaaaacgaatgacaagtaatgggtttgtgagaatatctttgttaatgttttaaattaagctatatatatagtggtggtggtggtaatcggtggttgttggtggtgataatttgaggtggtggtggtggtaatcggcggtggtggtaatcggtggttgttgttggtggtggtggtaatcggcggttggtggtggtggtggtaatcggcggtggtgggaggtggtggttatatatatatatagagagagaggtggttattgtgttggttttaaattaaattaggttaagagtatgttagtcatttcaatgttttaggacaccccttataattatagggaaggtagcccaataaaaccatggtcccagaaaaatcatggtccctaaaaaatcattcttcgtAAAACACTTTTTCTTGGTATCCAGTATCCACACGGTTGACAAGTCAAGTTAAGGAAATAGCTGTTGGCACTTAGGACATGCTTAATCTACAAAAGTTTGGCCTCTGGAATGGTTACTAGATACAGATGCTCCACCAATACCTAAGATTAGTACTACTAATCCCTTTGAATATGTGAAAGTTAGGCatttactttcttttttttccctctgatcggtaaagaatttgtgCCCACAAACTTTGAATTCATTAAGGTTAGTTGGGATTATACATCATGACAGTAAGGATGTCTGGGACTTTACCTTCAGATTCCTCCTTTTCAAATACATTTCTCTTTCCATCAAAAAATTAATAGTGTATTTTTTTGACCAGCTAAAGGAAATGTTTACTCCGTTGACAACAAATGCAAGTCTTTGAGAAAATAGTTGATGCATGACACTCCAAGTCAAGCTTAAGTCAAGACGTGAATTAAAATTCAAACTCATTTCAGAAAATTGATAAAGTTAATGAACTGCTAATCGTATAAAACCTATAAATATCAGTCCACGCCAATGCCAATTCTGCACATTCATCCCTTTAATTGATATACTTCATTTAAGTAATACTACTTGATATTGATTAGCCTTAAATTCGCGATATTAAGAGCCATCAAATGGCATCATTTTGTCTTCTTCTCATCAATCTTTATTTTCTGTTCTGTTTATTGATCAGTATTGCTCATTTCCCACTAACCTGTCATGGATGTCATGAACAGGATAGAAGAGCCCTACTTGATTTCAAATCCTCTTTGAGTGACCCTGCAAATCGTTTGGCATCATGGAACGATAGCTACCAAAATCAAAATTGTTGTAATTGGCAAGGAGTTGGATGTTCATATGACTCTTTTCGGGTCATCTCCATCAGCCTTCGAAACACAGCCGCTGATGATTCACCAAACACTTCGCTAACAGGTAACTTGTCTCCTTCCCTTTTCAACATTAGTCATCTGGAGTATATTGATCTAGCCTGGAACGATTTCCAGGAAACACCAATTCCACTTGAGCTTTCTAATCTGACAAAACTTTCTCATCTTGATCTCTCCCACTCCAACATTGGTTCATCGATTTCAACACAATTCGACAATCTTTCATCTCTACATTACCTTGATTTATCTGAGAATCATGACTTAGAATCATCATCTCTAAAATGGTTGGGAGGGTTACTCAATTTACAAGTCTTAAATTTGAGTGTTACTGATCTAATTAATCAGGCCACACCCTCGGAAGAGAACTTCGCCGAACATATATTGCATCTTTCCAATCTTAGATATCTTGATCTTTCAGGTTGCAGAATATCTAGCACAACTTTTCCCAGTTTTCACAATCTTTCTTTTCTATCTTCTCTTAATATGAATTATAATGAACTCCGTTCCAAAATCCCAGAACAGCTTGGGAATTTAACTTCACTTTCTGCTCTCTACTTGTCTAATTGTGGATTACAAGGTTCTGTACCTTATCTTCCTCAACTGAAAGAGCTTGATGTTAGTGATAATCCTGATCTTAACCCTGATCTAACTAGGATGTTTCAACATCAATGGCCTAAGCTTCAAAAACTTACCATATCAGAAACTAACTACCATCGATCTGAGCTCAAACAGGCTGACCGTAGTTATAG encodes the following:
- the LOC113313561 gene encoding uncharacterized protein LOC113313561 produces the protein MDSIASSQIFTMSFAYGLSWKHPPARGWQWTLYSLVEKLKDLCLNQREEIKALKTAILFPDVVNSQLQDILDKQGSELKQAKQVIPTLQRQVTSLTGQLQYLANGLAEVKVDKYSVRGCYEGNLSSPRTPAFDLDATNSL